In Microbulbifer sp. GL-2, the following are encoded in one genomic region:
- a CDS encoding YgjV family protein — protein sequence MIETIHQNSFLLSQILISIAILFDILSFQFKARKKILLCLVIAGIFISTHFLLLGNITASLLMAVAVIRYASSYFYASTKLCSLFLIISLAVMISTFSGILSILSFLGSSFQTMGAFSKNDKRLRELMLIGTSIWLIHNFMAGSPGAVIMEVIFLSSNIIGYYRYYILKSPIKNQE from the coding sequence ATGATTGAAACAATCCATCAAAACAGCTTTTTACTTTCACAAATTTTGATTTCCATTGCAATATTATTTGATATCTTATCCTTTCAATTCAAGGCTCGAAAGAAAATACTGTTATGCCTGGTCATAGCTGGAATCTTTATCTCAACTCATTTTCTTTTGCTGGGCAATATAACCGCATCGCTTTTAATGGCTGTTGCTGTAATCAGGTATGCATCCAGTTATTTTTATGCGTCCACCAAACTATGCTCACTTTTCCTGATAATTTCTCTTGCCGTAATGATCTCCACCTTTTCAGGCATCTTAAGCATATTAAGCTTTTTAGGGTCTTCGTTTCAAACCATGGGTGCATTCTCCAAAAATGACAAAAGATTAAGAGAGTTGATGCTGATAGGAACATCTATATGGCTGATACATAATTTTATGGCTGGTTCTCCTGGGGCGGTAATTATGGAAGTTATATTTCTAAGCAGTAATATCATCGGGTATTACCGATATTACATTCTCAAAAGCCCAATAAAAAACCAGGAGTAG
- a CDS encoding alkene reductase, which yields MKNEALFSEINLGPYTLKNRIVLPPLTRSRSTQPGNIANDLMADYYAQRAGAGFMVTEGTQIEPRGQGYAWTPGIYSQDQIEGWKKVTKAVHDQDGIIFAQLWHVGRVSHTSLQPGGEAPVAPSAIPADAVKVFIETDPGEGALADPSAPRALTTAEVKELVQLYAQAARNALEAGFDGVELHCANGYLVNQFISEHTNQRDDEYGGSLENRLRFLKEIVTAVSKEVGSNRLGVRFAPLFESTDEDRVYLGLVESDPHTTYIEAIKLLSEAGIAYLSLAEADWDNAPDLPENFYQEVREIFDGRIMYAGKYSPKKALRVLQAGNGDIFGFGRPFIANPDLPARIRNEWPLNQVDPATMYGGTDEGYTDYPIYEP from the coding sequence ATGAAAAACGAAGCACTATTCAGTGAAATCAACCTGGGCCCTTACACCCTGAAAAACCGCATTGTTCTGCCGCCGCTTACCCGGTCGCGCAGTACTCAGCCCGGCAATATCGCTAATGACCTGATGGCCGACTACTACGCGCAGCGCGCTGGTGCTGGCTTTATGGTCACCGAGGGCACGCAAATCGAACCCAGGGGGCAGGGCTACGCCTGGACCCCCGGAATTTATTCACAGGACCAAATCGAGGGCTGGAAAAAAGTGACCAAAGCCGTCCATGACCAGGACGGTATTATCTTTGCTCAGCTTTGGCATGTAGGACGTGTATCCCACACCTCTCTGCAGCCCGGTGGCGAAGCACCGGTTGCGCCATCGGCAATCCCTGCAGATGCAGTTAAGGTATTTATCGAAACAGACCCAGGTGAAGGCGCTTTGGCTGATCCCAGTGCGCCCCGCGCATTAACGACAGCGGAAGTTAAGGAACTGGTTCAGCTCTATGCCCAGGCGGCACGTAATGCTTTGGAAGCAGGTTTCGACGGCGTTGAGCTGCACTGTGCCAACGGTTATCTTGTGAACCAGTTTATTTCCGAGCATACCAATCAGCGCGACGACGAGTACGGTGGTAGCCTGGAGAACCGGCTGCGCTTCCTCAAAGAAATTGTTACGGCAGTGTCAAAGGAGGTAGGCAGCAACCGACTCGGCGTTCGATTTGCACCGCTGTTTGAAAGTACCGATGAAGACCGTGTTTACCTCGGGCTGGTAGAAAGCGATCCGCACACAACCTACATCGAGGCTATTAAGCTGCTAAGCGAAGCGGGTATTGCCTATCTTTCACTGGCGGAGGCGGATTGGGATAACGCACCGGATTTACCCGAGAATTTCTACCAGGAAGTACGGGAAATCTTTGACGGGCGCATCATGTATGCGGGCAAGTATTCCCCAAAGAAAGCCTTGCGGGTACTGCAGGCAGGTAACGGAGATATCTTTGGTTTTGGCCGCCCTTTCATTGCCAACCCGGACCTTCCTGCGCGTATCCGCAATGAATGGCCGCTCAATCAGGTTGATCCGGCAACTATGTATGGCGGTACCGATGAAGGCTATACCGATTACCCTATCTACGAACCATAA
- a CDS encoding aldehyde dehydrogenase family protein, with the protein MSQPAKHFAPQASYKLFIGGEWVDSKSGRTIDSLNPATGELLTRIPSADTSDVDAAVNAAEKAFPTWKRTSAIERQDALLKIADMLETKKEFFAHLEAQETGKPIRETSNIDIPLAIDHFRYFAGVIRSHSDEAVMIDDQTMSLVFSEPMGVVGQVIPWNYPLLMAAWKIAPAIATGNTLVIKPSEMTSSTLLELTKIFKDVLPDGVVNVVTGIGPEAGQALLDHPKVAKLAFTGSTGIGYNVAKAAADKLVPATLELGGKSANIVFPDTNWEKALEGGALSILLNQGQVCESGARLFVHEDIVDRFTTELKAKFEAVNVGDPMDPSTQMGSQVSEAQMNRILGYIDIAKEEGAKILTGGKRLQKPGLEKGFYIEPTIITHADNAMKVAQEEIFGPVVVVIPFSSEEEVIAMANQSDYGLAGAVWTQDINRALRVARAVETGRMWVNTYHELPAHAPFGGYKKSGIGRETHKSMIDAYTQKKNIFISLNEKPYGLF; encoded by the coding sequence ATGAGCCAACCCGCTAAACACTTCGCTCCGCAAGCGTCCTATAAATTGTTTATTGGTGGTGAATGGGTTGATAGCAAATCGGGGCGTACGATTGACAGCCTCAACCCTGCTACAGGCGAATTACTGACTCGTATTCCCTCGGCTGATACAAGTGATGTAGATGCCGCAGTCAATGCGGCTGAAAAGGCGTTCCCTACCTGGAAGCGCACATCTGCTATAGAGCGGCAAGATGCACTGCTCAAGATTGCTGACATGCTTGAGACAAAGAAAGAGTTTTTTGCCCACTTAGAGGCACAGGAAACCGGTAAACCAATCCGCGAAACATCGAATATTGATATCCCCCTGGCTATCGATCATTTCCGCTATTTCGCTGGTGTTATCCGCTCCCACAGCGACGAAGCAGTGATGATTGATGATCAAACCATGAGTTTGGTATTCAGCGAGCCAATGGGAGTAGTCGGTCAAGTAATCCCATGGAACTACCCTCTGCTGATGGCCGCCTGGAAGATTGCACCGGCAATCGCCACCGGTAACACCTTAGTGATTAAACCATCCGAGATGACCTCATCTACCTTGCTGGAACTCACCAAGATTTTCAAAGACGTACTGCCCGATGGTGTAGTAAATGTCGTCACCGGCATAGGGCCAGAAGCGGGCCAGGCCTTACTGGATCACCCGAAAGTCGCGAAGCTGGCCTTCACCGGGTCTACCGGCATCGGCTATAACGTGGCCAAAGCTGCGGCTGATAAATTAGTGCCGGCAACTCTGGAGCTGGGCGGTAAATCAGCCAACATTGTATTCCCCGACACAAACTGGGAAAAAGCCCTGGAGGGCGGAGCCCTGTCTATCCTGCTGAACCAGGGACAGGTCTGTGAATCTGGTGCCCGCCTCTTTGTTCACGAAGACATTGTCGACCGTTTTACCACTGAGCTAAAGGCCAAGTTTGAAGCCGTGAATGTCGGCGACCCGATGGACCCCAGCACACAAATGGGTAGCCAGGTTAGTGAAGCGCAAATGAACCGTATTCTCGGTTACATAGATATTGCCAAAGAAGAAGGTGCAAAGATCCTTACCGGCGGTAAGCGGCTACAAAAACCGGGATTGGAAAAGGGTTTTTACATTGAACCGACAATCATTACCCATGCCGACAACGCTATGAAAGTCGCACAGGAAGAAATCTTTGGCCCAGTTGTGGTAGTGATTCCTTTCTCCTCTGAGGAGGAAGTTATAGCGATGGCCAACCAATCCGATTACGGCTTGGCAGGTGCTGTATGGACCCAGGATATCAACCGTGCACTGCGCGTTGCACGAGCGGTAGAAACTGGCCGCATGTGGGTGAATACCTACCACGAACTACCGGCCCATGCACCGTTCGGCGGTTACAAGAAATCCGGTATCGGGCGCGAAACCCATAAGTCGATGATCGATGCCTATACCCAGAAGAAGAATATCTTCATCAGCCTTAATGAAAAGCCCTACGGTCTTTTTTAA
- a CDS encoding LysR family transcriptional regulator has protein sequence MNGISRLDLKQLRILEALLQERNLSRVAEKVGLTQQAISEQLRKLREVFDDRLFIRQGNGMVPTPIAEQLGGRISSILKDIESLLTPISFDPATYKGIFSISATDYAIQSVLPQLLEIVRKSAPELKVIVRDFETDNLNQLMVAGEIDLALTFPDFIPDNLPYKLLFEEQHVCIAGKKSPLKGKSLTLADVAEHPQLIISPSRANLRGSHDEWFALQGLKRNIVMSVPCFSAAPDIIAATDTIAFYPSRLLPNKKVIPLNLDTQPPKFEVIAAWHSRSNHSQLHMWVVEQLMKLFR, from the coding sequence ATGAATGGTATAAGCCGGCTGGATCTGAAGCAGCTACGTATATTGGAAGCGCTGCTGCAAGAGAGGAATCTATCGCGGGTAGCCGAAAAGGTGGGACTAACTCAGCAAGCGATCAGTGAGCAGCTGCGCAAATTGAGAGAAGTATTTGATGACCGGCTGTTCATTAGGCAAGGCAACGGCATGGTGCCCACCCCTATTGCCGAACAGCTGGGCGGCAGGATTAGCAGCATATTGAAAGATATAGAGTCTTTACTAACCCCAATATCTTTTGATCCGGCAACCTATAAAGGCATTTTTAGTATCAGTGCCACTGATTACGCCATTCAATCGGTATTACCCCAGCTGCTAGAGATAGTACGTAAATCAGCCCCGGAACTGAAAGTCATTGTCAGGGATTTTGAAACAGATAACCTGAATCAGTTAATGGTAGCTGGCGAAATTGATCTAGCGCTCACCTTCCCGGATTTTATCCCGGATAACCTGCCGTACAAACTGTTATTCGAGGAGCAGCATGTCTGTATTGCAGGAAAAAAATCCCCTTTGAAGGGTAAATCATTAACCTTGGCTGATGTAGCCGAGCATCCTCAATTGATTATTTCACCTTCACGGGCAAACCTGAGGGGTTCTCATGATGAATGGTTTGCACTGCAGGGGCTGAAACGTAATATTGTTATGTCTGTACCTTGCTTTTCAGCCGCACCAGATATCATTGCCGCAACTGACACAATAGCTTTTTACCCCTCCAGGTTACTACCAAACAAGAAAGTTATTCCTCTCAATCTGGATACCCAACCCCCAAAGTTTGAAGTTATTGCAGCATGGCATAGTCGATCTAATCACAGCCAGCTCCATATGTGGGTAGTTGAACAACTTATGAAGCTATTTAGGTAG
- the hemA gene encoding 5-aminolevulinate synthase, with translation MYQNLFEQKIVELKSSGQYREFSCINRVSGDYPNALLGSRKNSDPVVVWCSNDYLGMSQNPQVTSAMKSAVDLHGAGSGGSRNIGGTHKYYISLEKSLADWHGKDAALVFPTGYSSNDATLQCLLRLFPDCVVFSDEKNHASIINGIRSTNVERHIFKHNDCDHLESLLKDQPKGRFKVIVFESIYSMDGDEAPIQEIVNLSKKYNCFTYLDEVHAIGMYGPRGSGIADRDYLSNEIDIIQGTMAKGIGVIGGYITGDSKTIDLIRSFASGFIFTTSLPPAVVSACLASVDHLKSNDKERTALHKKTDELRNSLKIEGIPIMGCSTTHIIPVLIGDAKKCKEAARILLEEYKIYIQPINSPTVPLGTERFRINATPNHTSDQIKFLSQSIREVFNRLSIPLEIGHPLNRDNAA, from the coding sequence ATGTACCAAAATTTATTCGAGCAGAAGATCGTTGAACTGAAGTCTAGCGGGCAATACAGAGAATTTTCTTGTATTAATAGAGTGAGCGGCGACTACCCAAATGCTCTACTGGGATCAAGAAAAAATTCTGACCCTGTAGTTGTTTGGTGCAGTAACGATTACCTGGGAATGTCTCAAAATCCTCAAGTTACAAGCGCAATGAAAAGCGCTGTCGATCTTCATGGTGCCGGCTCTGGGGGCTCCCGAAATATTGGCGGGACACACAAATATTACATTTCGCTAGAAAAATCTTTAGCAGACTGGCATGGTAAGGATGCCGCTCTGGTTTTCCCGACTGGCTATAGCTCCAACGATGCCACCCTTCAATGCTTACTAAGACTATTTCCAGACTGCGTGGTTTTTTCTGATGAAAAGAATCACGCATCCATTATAAATGGCATCAGAAGCACAAATGTTGAGCGGCACATTTTCAAACACAATGACTGTGATCATTTGGAAAGCCTGCTCAAAGATCAACCTAAAGGTAGATTCAAAGTTATTGTATTTGAGTCTATTTACTCTATGGATGGAGATGAGGCACCAATACAGGAAATTGTTAATTTATCCAAGAAATATAATTGCTTCACTTATCTAGACGAAGTACATGCCATAGGGATGTATGGCCCAAGAGGTTCTGGGATTGCAGACAGAGATTATTTGTCAAATGAAATAGACATTATTCAAGGAACCATGGCAAAAGGGATAGGTGTAATTGGTGGCTACATAACTGGTGATTCAAAAACTATTGACTTGATCCGATCATTTGCATCAGGCTTTATCTTTACCACCTCCCTACCCCCAGCCGTTGTGTCTGCCTGCCTGGCAAGCGTTGATCATTTGAAATCAAATGACAAAGAGCGAACTGCCCTGCACAAAAAAACCGATGAATTACGCAATTCACTTAAAATCGAAGGGATACCCATCATGGGATGCAGCACAACTCATATCATCCCGGTTCTTATTGGAGATGCAAAGAAGTGCAAGGAAGCCGCCAGGATATTACTCGAAGAGTATAAAATATACATTCAACCAATTAACTCTCCCACAGTACCCCTTGGAACGGAGCGGTTTAGAATCAACGCCACACCAAACCATACCAGTGATCAAATTAAATTTTTATCCCAATCAATTAGGGAAGTCTTTAACAGGCTATCAATTCCTTTAGAGATCGGCCACCCCTTAAACAGGGACAATGCAGCCTAG